One Ferrimicrobium sp. genomic window carries:
- a CDS encoding RNA polymerase sigma factor, with protein sequence MVDRIVRVVHDRNVDPVSRTSEEEFRSFFDENLDRIIGYAFSIVQNTQEAEDIAVESLARAYAAWRRLNGTDHRRAWVFRTTLNLGIDHLRRQKRSKTMPGIDAAFAEIPLGSAAAILDTTGDLATNRAELVVALRRLPERQREAVAMHYLGGFAVAEIAEVMGIGTETAKTHLARGMKVLRTEFGVQNRGGES encoded by the coding sequence ATGGTCGACAGGATCGTCCGTGTTGTGCACGATCGGAACGTCGATCCTGTGAGCCGGACAAGCGAGGAGGAGTTTCGGTCCTTCTTTGATGAGAACCTGGATCGCATCATCGGGTACGCGTTCTCGATTGTCCAGAATACCCAGGAGGCCGAGGACATCGCCGTCGAGTCGCTGGCGCGCGCGTATGCTGCCTGGAGGCGCCTCAACGGAACCGATCATCGCAGGGCATGGGTGTTTCGGACAACCCTCAACCTGGGCATCGACCATCTTCGAAGACAGAAAAGATCCAAGACCATGCCTGGAATCGACGCGGCCTTTGCCGAGATCCCGCTGGGATCGGCGGCAGCGATCCTCGACACCACCGGCGACTTGGCTACGAATCGTGCGGAGCTCGTTGTGGCACTGCGACGGCTACCCGAGCGCCAACGCGAGGCGGTAGCCATGCATTACCTTGGCGGCTTTGCCGTCGCCGAGATCGCCGAGGTCATGGGCATTGGAACCGAGACCGCAAAGACTCACTTGGCTCGCGGAATGAAGGTCTTACGAACGGAGTTCGGCGTCCAAAACCGAGGAGGAGAATCATGA